A stretch of Ranitomeya variabilis isolate aRanVar5 chromosome 3, aRanVar5.hap1, whole genome shotgun sequence DNA encodes these proteins:
- the LIPT2 gene encoding octanoyl-[acyl-carrier-protein]:protein N-octanoyltransferase LIPT2, mitochondrial — protein MSRSPVRPVLRVLRLGLLPFPEALAEQRRCARALRPEVGGGRDSLLLCEHRPVYTEGIRGGSGQDEARLRALGADFHRTDRGGLITFHGPGQLLCYPVLDLRRLRRSLRDYVCGLEGTVIRLCRGLGLEAARAADTGVWVQDRKICAIGVHCSRYITHHGLALNCSTDLSWFGHIVPCGIVGKGVTSLSAELGRPVTVDEVVPLFLEAFQDEFGCSVEYDDDHMTAAPT, from the exons ATGTCGCGCTCCCCGGTCCGCCCCGTGCTCCGGGTGCTGCGGCTCGGGCTGCTCCCGTTCCCGGAGGCTCTGGCGGAGCAGCGGCGCTGTGCCCGGGCTCTGCGGCCGGAGGTCGGGGGAGGCCGGGACTCCCTGCTGCTGTGCGAGCACCGGCCGGTGTACACGGAGGGGATCCGCGGCGGCTCCGGGCAGGACGAGGCGCGGCTGCGGGCCCTGGGCGCGGACTTCCATCGCACGGACCGCGGCGGCCTCATCACCTTCCACGGCCCCGGGCAGCTGCTGTGTTACCCGGTGCTGGACCTCCGCCGCCTGCGCCGCTCCCTGCGGGACTACGTGTGCGGCCTGGAGGGAACCGTCATCCGCCTGTGCCGGGGGCTGGGGCTGGAGGCGGCGCGGGCCGCGGACACCGGAGTCTGGGTGCAGGACAGGAAGATCTGCGCCATCG GCGTGCACTGCTCCCGGTACATCACCCACCACGGCCTCGCCCTGAACTGCAGCACCGACCTCTCGTGGTTTGGCCACATCGTGCCCTGCGGGATTGTGGGGAAAGGCGTCACCTCGCTGAGCGCGGAGCTCGGCCGCCCGGTCACCGTGGACGAGGTCGTGCCGCTCTTCTTGGAGGCCTTCCAGGACGAGTTCGGATGCTCTGTGGAATATGACGATGATCACATGACCGCGGCGCCAACGTAA